A portion of the Bacillus sp. SM2101 genome contains these proteins:
- a CDS encoding YolD-like family protein, which produces MKDRGIMKWMPAFIQPEHMKMMKEAKADYYKVQKRVLDEHEIEEINNTILESMEFTQEVTVTYFEDGAFKLCMGHIHYVDQLNKHIRVMDKFEEVHRIKFEDIFNVQII; this is translated from the coding sequence TTGAAGGACAGAGGAATAATGAAATGGATGCCAGCATTTATACAACCTGAACATATGAAGATGATGAAAGAAGCAAAGGCTGACTATTATAAGGTGCAAAAGCGTGTATTAGATGAGCATGAAATAGAAGAAATTAACAATACAATCCTGGAGTCTATGGAGTTTACACAAGAAGTGACTGTAACGTATTTTGAAGATGGAGCTTTTAAACTATGCATGGGACATATTCATTATGTAGATCAGCTCAACAAACATATTAGAGTAATGGATAAATTTGAGGAAGTTCACAGAATTAAATTTGAGGATATTTTTAATGTACAAATAATATAA